GAAACGAATCCGTCATCCCACGCAAATTCTCTAGTGTCCTTCGCCCGGCAGGCTGGGTCGAAACCCGCATTCAAGGTGATCTCCTGATACGCCTCAAGGAGTACGAGGAGCAGATCATCGAGGGAAACAGGAGCAAGAAGAGCCTGCGGCCGGAAACACCGCCGCATGTGATCAAAAACTTCATCGATGGGCACAAGATCGACTACGTGAAAGGCCGGGTCGCGTTCGACCTAGAGTGGAACTCCAAAGACCAGACCTTCGACCGGGACTTATATGCGCTACGGACATTCCACGAGTGCGGTATCATCAGCGTCGGAGTCCTCGTCACGCGGAGCGCGCGGCTCAACCCGATTTTCGATTCCATTCCTCGGCTGGGAAAAGACGGCCGCCCTGTTTTTTATACCGGAGGGAAAAAGGCTGGGCAGCCCATGTCGGTGAAGGACAAATATGGTGCCAGCACTACATGGATGGGCAAGCTGCTATATCGGCTCAACGCGGGAAGACACGGCGGTTGCCCTGTGCTAGTTTTCGGCATCACGGAGAAGCTGATCGCTGACTGGAAAACAAAAAAATGAGCAAGAAAAATATGGAGATAGACTCCGAGGCAGCGCAGGATCTGCTGCGCAAATGCGGAGACATGCGCTTCCGCACGATTCTGGCCGACCCGCCATGGCAGTTCCAGAACCGCACCGGGAAGATGGCCCCAGAACACAAGCGCCTGTCGCGCTATGGGACCATGACTCTGGACGACATCAAGGCGCTCCCCGTGGAGCGGCTGGCGCACGACACCGCCCACCTCTATCTCTGGGTCCCGAATGCCCTTCTGCCGGAAGGCCTGCAGGTGATGGAGGCGTGGGGATTCCAGTACAAGAGCAACCTCGTCTGGCACAAAATCCGTAAGGACGGAGGCCCGGACGGGCGCGGCGTGGGCTTCTACTTCCGCAATGTGACCGAGCTGGTCCTTTTCGGCGTACGCGGGAAGAACGCGCGGACGCTGGATCCAGGTCGCCGTCAGGTGAACTTCCTCGCCACCCAGAAGCGAGAGCACTCCCGCAAGCCGGACGAATTCTACCCCATCGTCGAATCGTGTAGCCCGGGACCCTACCTGGAGCTGTTCGCTCGTGGGCCGCGGGAGGGGTGGCACGTGTGGGGCAACCAAGCCGACGACTACTACCCGACATGGCCGACCTACGCGCGGCACTCGCAGATCGACCGGACTGATGACGACTGCGCCGCGAATGCGGCGCTAGCCCGCTGAGCGAAAACACCGCGGGGTGGGAGGCTTCGGCATTGCACCCCGTTGAACGCCCTTCACGCTGAGCCGGACGCATGACTGACAAGCTGCCGCCGATTCACCCCGGCGAAATCCTCATGGAGGAGTTCCTTAAGCCCATGGGCCTCTCGCAGAGCAGCTTGGCCATAGCACTGCGCGTGCCCCTGCAGCGCATTCACGACATCGTGCACGGCAGGCGCTCCGTCACCGTGGACACGGCCGCCCGTCTGGCCCGCTACTTCGGCTCCACGCCGGACTTCTGGCTGAACCTCCAGACGCGCTACGACATGGAGGTGGCCGAGGACGCAGGCCTCTTCGACCGCATCGCGCACGACGTGCGCCCCCACCAGGAGCAGCCGCAGGCGCATAGCTAGGGGCCAGGAGCATGCACTACATCGCCGTCTTTCATCCGGCCGAGGAAAGCCTCGGGGCCTACACCGTGACTTTCCCGGACCTGCCCGGCTGCGTCACCCAGGGCGACACCAGCATGCAGAAAATAGATCTGCAACAGGAAGATTAAAGCCATTGAGAAGAAGGCCCCCGGACTGTTCCTGTCCGGGGGCCTTCTTCCTTTCCCTAACTGCTCTGCCTACCCCGCCAAGACCTGCCGCGCCTGCCCGGGCGTGGCGCAGTCCTGGAGCCCCGGCGCACCACCTCGGGCAGTTCCAGAGCCGAAACGGTGCAAAAGGTGCCGCGCGCACGGCAGGCAAAGGTAGACGCGAGGGGGGATGGATTGCGAGGAGTGCAAGGACATGCAAGGGCCTGCAAAATGACGGCACACGCACCGCTCGCCGGCCAGCGCCTAATACACTGGAAACGCTTACTTTATTTTTAGGCAGTTCACGGGCGGAAGGGGCGTGTATGCCCCACTGTATGCCCCAAATGAGAAGCGGCTTACGTGTGCATCACGTAAGCCGCTGATTTTCTTGGTGGGCCGTGTTGGGATCGAACCAACGACTCTCTGCTTAAAAGGCAGATACTCTACCGCTGAGTTAACGGCCCCCGGAAAAGAGAGTGGTTTTTACCGGCTGCGGCCCTGGCTGTCAACCGAGGGAAATCCTGCCGGGACGCGGGTCCGGGGTCCGGGGCCGCGTCCCGGCTTTCGGCTCAGGCCGGGCGCAGGACCTCGAGGCCGCCCATGTAGGGGCGCAGCGCCTCGGGGACGACCACGCTGCCGTCGGCCTGCTGGTAGTTCTCGAGCACCGCGACCATGGTCCGGCCCACGGCCAGCCCCGAGCCGTTCAGGGTGTGCACGAGCTGGCTGCCCTTGCCGCCCTTCTCCTTGAAGCGGATGCCCGCGCGGCGCGCCTGGAAGTCCTCGAAGTTCGAGCAGGACGAGATCTCGCGATACGTGTTCTGGGCCGGGAGCCAGACCTCGATGTCGTAGGTCTTGGCCGCGGAGAAGCCGAGGTCCCCGGTGCACAGGGTGATCACGCGGTACGGCAGGTCGAGGCGCTTCAGCACCGTCTCGGCCTGGCCGGTCAGCTCCTCGAGGCGGTCGTAGGACTCCTCGGGGCGCACGAAGCGCACGAGCTCCACCTTGTTGAACTGGTGCAGGCGGATGAGGCCGCGCGTGTCCTTGCCGTAGGAGCCCGCCTCGGAGCGGAAGCAGGGCGTGAAGGCGCAGTGGTTCAGCGGCAGCTGCTCCGCGGACAGGGTCTCGTCCGCGTAGAGGTTGGTCACCGGCACCTCGGCCGTGGGGATGAGCCAGTAGTCGCTGTTCGCGAGCTTGAAGAGGTCCTCCGCGAACTTGGGCAGCTGGCCCGTGCCGGTCATGGTCTTGGTGTTGACGATGACCGGGGGGATGACCTCGACGTAGCCGTGCTCGCGGATGTGCAGGTCGAGCATGAAGGCGGCCAGCGCCCGCTCGAGCGCCGCGCCCGCGCCCTTCAGCACCGAGAAGCGCGCGCCCGCGATCTTGGCCGCGCGCTCGGTGTCCAGGATGCCGAGCCCCACGGCGACGTCCACGTGGTCCTTGGGCGCGAAGTCGAAGGTCCCGGGCGTGCCCACGCGGCGCACCTCCCGGTTGTCCTCCTCCGAGGCGCCCACGGGCACGGACTCGTGCGGGATGTTGGGGATGGCCATGAGGATGTCTTGGACGCGCGCGTCCACGGCGGCCGTCTCCTCGTCCAGGGCCTTGATGCGCTCGGAGGCACCGCCCATGCTCGCGATGAGCGCGGAGGCGTCCTCGCCCTTGCGCTTGGCCTCGGCCACTTCCTTGGAAACCTGGTTGCGGCGGGCCTTCAGCTCCTCAACCTCGGCGATGAGGGCGCGCCTCTCGGCGTCCAGCGCCTCGTACTCGCCCATGTCCACCTTGGAGCGGCGCTTGGCCAGGGCCTCGCGAACCGCGTCCGGGTTCTTGCGCACGAATCGAATGTCCAGC
This sequence is a window from Desulfovibrio sp. X2. Protein-coding genes within it:
- a CDS encoding BglII/BstYI family type II restriction endonuclease — its product is MSQNGSVELEAEELENGEAHADELEGNMQDDIACGPGPNADQPDDYEQYISSKVRNLYDVYSYRHAASILANSFPDEYTEIEQALLSFELTTTEIGTPGGNESVIPRKFSSVLRPAGWVETRIQGDLLIRLKEYEEQIIEGNRSKKSLRPETPPHVIKNFIDGHKIDYVKGRVAFDLEWNSKDQTFDRDLYALRTFHECGIISVGVLVTRSARLNPIFDSIPRLGKDGRPVFYTGGKKAGQPMSVKDKYGASTTWMGKLLYRLNAGRHGGCPVLVFGITEKLIADWKTKK
- a CDS encoding MT-A70 family methyltransferase translates to MSKKNMEIDSEAAQDLLRKCGDMRFRTILADPPWQFQNRTGKMAPEHKRLSRYGTMTLDDIKALPVERLAHDTAHLYLWVPNALLPEGLQVMEAWGFQYKSNLVWHKIRKDGGPDGRGVGFYFRNVTELVLFGVRGKNARTLDPGRRQVNFLATQKREHSRKPDEFYPIVESCSPGPYLELFARGPREGWHVWGNQADDYYPTWPTYARHSQIDRTDDDCAANAALAR
- a CDS encoding HigA family addiction module antitoxin, giving the protein MTDKLPPIHPGEILMEEFLKPMGLSQSSLAIALRVPLQRIHDIVHGRRSVTVDTAARLARYFGSTPDFWLNLQTRYDMEVAEDAGLFDRIAHDVRPHQEQPQAHS
- a CDS encoding type II toxin-antitoxin system HicB family antitoxin — encoded protein: MHYIAVFHPAEESLGAYTVTFPDLPGCVTQGDTSMQKIDLQQED
- the serS gene encoding serine--tRNA ligase: MLDIRFVRKNPDAVREALAKRRSKVDMGEYEALDAERRALIAEVEELKARRNQVSKEVAEAKRKGEDASALIASMGGASERIKALDEETAAVDARVQDILMAIPNIPHESVPVGASEEDNREVRRVGTPGTFDFAPKDHVDVAVGLGILDTERAAKIAGARFSVLKGAGAALERALAAFMLDLHIREHGYVEVIPPVIVNTKTMTGTGQLPKFAEDLFKLANSDYWLIPTAEVPVTNLYADETLSAEQLPLNHCAFTPCFRSEAGSYGKDTRGLIRLHQFNKVELVRFVRPEESYDRLEELTGQAETVLKRLDLPYRVITLCTGDLGFSAAKTYDIEVWLPAQNTYREISSCSNFEDFQARRAGIRFKEKGGKGSQLVHTLNGSGLAVGRTMVAVLENYQQADGSVVVPEALRPYMGGLEVLRPA